Part of the Syngnathus scovelli strain Florida unplaced genomic scaffold, RoL_Ssco_1.2 HiC_scaffold_27, whole genome shotgun sequence genome, taatggcgcacactccaaatagatttaaataaattaaataattcttctgcccactcccttttaaacaagttaactctccccgcggatttgaattccggcggaagttcttacagttgttatgcgttgacataatggcgcactggttagcatgtccacctcttaagcatgatgttgcgggttcgacgcctgatcaatgttagcatggagtgagctgaagtgcatggcgctgaagatttgaatctttgaaatgcgctgaggtctgacgtatcaggcagaatggtttgccatcacgttcaacaaaaaatagaaactttcccactctgataaaaacgtcctgtgttcatctacatattttcgttttgctgtgcatcttttccctgccatttcgagagcccaattgacactaatagtttactggaatgtgtttgcccatcctactttgtggaatttcaccacatgcgcttttgacgaaaatactaaattgaactcaagtgaagccaacacgcacaacccccccccacacacacacacacacacacacacacacacctacacacacacacacaaatgttgatatgaacataaaagagccgcatgcggttcgggagttgcggcttggccaaacctgtactatacaactttatttgtgtaaaattttcacaacagctgtcacacaaacaaagcgggaaaaaccgaagacgtgcgtgttccgcccacgctggatttatttgcacctttgaaaagacaccgtattgccgcagatgtggcaaagagtacttttgggcatctgagacggaaggatgtccaaagcatcacgtcacctgctctggtaggaatggtggtgggacgttgaggtcaaccgctttggggttggctgaatctttggtcgcaggatgccacacacttgaagacagaagcagaaaagcagagctaaatgcaaaatgtactcaccggtgactccaattttttccccccctgaagaaatggatggacgggtggccccggctggccggtgggactcttgttattctgaccctttttagtgcgcgtttggggcaacaaccgttttttgtggcgctctcttctggttcaagagtgccctgcatgtgaatttgcctttcctgccttctgattggatgagcgccggtgtgacgcggtgcctctgtcaccatggcggggggtatacgtcggcatcggagcgtctgccaacgtctgagaccggctggcagtgtatcggaggtgtcgagtgcggtgccgctggagctcactcaccagctggtgttagggccacagaatgaaggccaaggagaagactagaaagagaaacagaaacttctcctccaattgtttgatttgtctcttgtgagcttcgatgaattctttcagctctttgttcctctaggacggacaaatggaaagtagccttcaaaagccagtaagcgtgcaagtaagtgccgggctggctttgggcccttacctgttgcgcgctgtgcagcagatccattctctcttggaggatgcaagcgtcgcgctccctcaactcccacatcagggctcgcttccattggtccacggcgctcctaagctcttgtctctgatccgccgtcagcacgtcattcacgccagcgtggctggctttttcgccgtccgtggcggggcagtcccgctgcggtagcgcctcgtacaacatggcctccagctccatgatcctctgggccgcaatcctcgtccatcagtagtccggcgggagatttgagggcggcttaccttatgagcctggtccatggaacgcttcctgaagtccaactcttcatccaggtagcccttctggttgcagaacatatcctagcacagctcaaggtcagaattgttggggcacattgccccgagttccccttggctgatgtcgcgtgtctgtctaccttctcactttcaatgtccaacatcttctgttgaagtgctgacttggtcactttgatgtattctaaccactgaggaaaggctgctgtcacataagcagaatgcgagagcgtgcgtggacgtgcgcgttaccttctcggctagggtgggaagggtcctggcgtgaatcacgaccacctgctcctcgttggtgagattctgcaagagcccaaaggcacagcgtcaacaaggttctttcagcgcaaagccttccaaaagtcacatttgagccgccgagtctcgtggagtgcgaacataaggagttcgacatacacttacggcgttatcgcccaggatgtccagcttcttcatcagatcactgatgacgatgtcctggggaaaggcgcaaggagcaatgtaaggtgttctgggacctcaggttaaggttagggttgcgagggacgcct contains:
- the LOC125993143 gene encoding janus kinase and microtubule-interacting protein 3-like; protein product: MELEAMLYEALPQRDCPATDGEKASHAGVNDVLTADQRQELRSAVDQWKRALMWELRERDACILQERMDLLHSAQQRNKELKEFIEAHKRQIKQLEEKFLFLFLVFSLAFILWP